One Hyphomicrobiales bacterium genomic window carries:
- a CDS encoding adenine phosphoribosyltransferase: MLDLKSLVRTIPDYPKPGIMFRDVTTLLSNAAGFRQCIAELASPFHDKGVQLVAGIEARGFILGGAVADRLGCGFVPIRKKGKLPGKAIGQDYELEYGIDAIEIHEDAIAPGERVLLIDDLIATGGTARAAVKLLRHVSAEIVGAAFVVDLPDLGGRGRLEASGIACHALMAFEGH; encoded by the coding sequence GTGCTCGATCTGAAGTCACTGGTCCGCACCATCCCGGACTATCCCAAGCCCGGCATCATGTTCCGCGACGTCACGACGCTGCTCTCGAACGCGGCCGGATTTCGCCAGTGCATCGCGGAACTCGCCTCGCCCTTTCACGACAAGGGCGTGCAGCTCGTTGCCGGCATCGAGGCGCGCGGCTTCATCCTCGGAGGGGCGGTCGCCGACCGGCTCGGCTGCGGCTTCGTGCCGATCCGCAAGAAGGGCAAGCTGCCGGGTAAGGCGATCGGCCAGGACTACGAACTCGAATACGGCATCGACGCCATCGAGATCCACGAGGATGCAATCGCGCCTGGCGAGCGCGTCCTGCTGATCGACGACCTCATCGCCACCGGAGGGACGGCGCGGGCCGCGGTCAAATTGCTGCGCCACGTATCGGCTGAAATCGTCGGCGCCGCCTTCGTCGTGGACCTTCCCGACCTCGGCGGCCGCGGCAGACTCGAGGCGAGCGGCATCGCCTGCCACGCGCTGATGGCGTTCGAGGGCCACTGA
- the mtnA gene encoding S-methyl-5-thioribose-1-phosphate isomerase, translating into MRIDGRPMRTIWVEDDGWSVGIIDQIELPHRFRTRRLESCAEAAHAIKSMQVRGAPLIGATAAYGVALAMRRDPGDAALEDAIAHLAAQRPTAVNLRWALDRMFETLAPLPAAERARAAYTRAARLCDDDVETCRRIGEHGLPIIRALAERKAGKPVEILTHCNAGWLACVDWGTATSPIYQAHDLGIPVHVWVDETRPRNQGAAITAYELGAHGVPHTIVVDNAGGHLMQRGRVDMCIVGTDRTTATGDVANKIGTYLKALAAHDNGVPFYVALPSSTIDWTIRDGFSIPIEERDGEEVLSMTIRTADGGLSRGEIAAPGSPAANPAFDVTPARLVSGLITERGVCAATQQGLASLFPHEAAHAMSAETDA; encoded by the coding sequence ATGCGTATCGACGGACGCCCCATGCGGACCATCTGGGTCGAGGACGACGGCTGGAGCGTCGGCATCATCGACCAGATCGAACTGCCCCACCGGTTCCGGACGCGCCGGCTGGAGAGCTGCGCGGAAGCGGCCCACGCCATCAAGTCGATGCAGGTGCGTGGCGCACCGCTGATCGGGGCGACCGCCGCGTATGGCGTCGCCCTCGCGATGCGCCGCGATCCGGGCGATGCCGCGCTCGAGGACGCGATCGCGCATCTCGCCGCCCAGCGCCCGACCGCCGTCAACCTCCGCTGGGCACTCGATCGCATGTTCGAGACCCTCGCCCCGCTGCCCGCGGCCGAGCGCGCCCGGGCGGCCTACACGCGGGCAGCCCGGCTGTGCGACGACGATGTCGAGACCTGCCGGCGGATCGGCGAACACGGGCTCCCCATCATCCGCGCCCTTGCCGAGCGCAAGGCCGGCAAACCGGTGGAGATCCTGACGCACTGCAACGCGGGCTGGCTCGCCTGCGTCGACTGGGGCACCGCGACGTCCCCCATTTATCAGGCCCACGACCTCGGCATTCCGGTCCATGTCTGGGTCGACGAGACCCGCCCCCGAAACCAAGGCGCCGCCATCACCGCCTACGAACTCGGCGCGCACGGCGTCCCCCACACCATTGTCGTCGACAACGCTGGCGGCCACCTGATGCAGCGCGGCCGGGTCGACATGTGCATTGTCGGCACCGACCGCACGACGGCGACCGGCGATGTAGCCAACAAGATCGGCACATATCTCAAGGCGCTCGCCGCCCACGACAACGGCGTGCCCTTCTACGTGGCCTTGCCCTCGTCGACCATCGACTGGACGATCCGCGACGGCTTTTCCATCCCGATCGAGGAGCGGGACGGTGAGGAGGTCCTCTCGATGACGATCCGCACCGCCGACGGCGGGCTGTCACGGGGGGAGATCGCGGCACCGGGCTCGCCGGCCGCCAATCCGGCCTTCGACGTCACCCCGGCACGGCTCGTCAGCGGGCTCATCACCGAGCGGGGCGTCTGCGCCGCGACGCAGCAAGGTCTGGCATCGCTCTTTCCGCACGAGGCCGCGCACGCCATGAGCGCCGAAACGGACGCATGA
- a CDS encoding choline oxidase: MTGEPESILEVDVAIVGGGSAGCIIARRLADARPDWRILLIEAGPADEGDPTLTDISRLDEQRPELDWGFRAAPHEGGPAELAYARARALGGCGNHNDCAFLIPPPSDFEAWVAAGARGWGPNDVAPFFARIEERVHVERHPPLSPVSRAFIAAGNELGLPTRDFRDGIEEGVGAFPLNARGAIRQSSSVAYLHPIDLLPANLILWTETLVERILFEDRRATAIETTRGGVSVAGELVLSAGAIQTPQLLMVSGIGPAGALAAHSIPVLHDVAGIGSHLLDHPAAAVTFELAHPVPAWSITPFEATMLIRIDADAPAPDVLFHFGLRVREKYEEDPRLGRLVNGVKLSPNVTRARSEGYIGLTGPRIGDAPRISLCYLSDPEGYDRRILRAAMRFARRIMEAPSFRAIASREVAPGPGVTTDAELDAHIDRVVETVYHPSGTCRMGDPRDPRSVVAPDLGVCGLANVTVADASVFPTMVTTNINSAVMMIGERAAALLAARHLR, translated from the coding sequence ATGACGGGCGAACCCGAGAGCATCCTCGAAGTCGACGTCGCCATCGTTGGCGGCGGCTCGGCGGGCTGCATCATCGCGCGTCGTCTCGCCGATGCCAGGCCCGACTGGCGCATCCTGCTGATCGAGGCGGGCCCGGCCGACGAGGGCGACCCGACGCTGACCGACATCAGCCGGCTCGACGAGCAACGGCCGGAGCTCGACTGGGGCTTTCGGGCTGCACCGCACGAAGGTGGTCCCGCCGAACTCGCCTATGCCCGCGCCCGCGCTCTCGGCGGCTGCGGCAACCACAACGATTGCGCCTTTCTCATCCCCCCGCCGAGCGACTTCGAGGCCTGGGTCGCGGCCGGTGCACGGGGCTGGGGACCCAACGACGTCGCCCCGTTCTTTGCGCGCATCGAAGAGCGCGTACATGTCGAGAGACACCCGCCGCTCTCGCCCGTCTCGCGCGCATTCATTGCCGCCGGCAACGAGTTGGGACTGCCGACCCGGGACTTTCGGGACGGCATCGAGGAGGGCGTCGGCGCATTTCCCCTCAATGCCCGTGGCGCGATCCGCCAGTCGTCCTCGGTCGCCTACCTGCACCCGATCGACCTGCTGCCCGCCAATCTGATCCTCTGGACCGAGACCCTGGTCGAGCGCATCCTTTTCGAGGACCGCCGCGCCACCGCCATCGAAACGACGCGCGGCGGGGTCTCGGTTGCCGGCGAACTGGTCCTCTCGGCAGGCGCCATTCAGACGCCGCAGCTCCTGATGGTCTCGGGCATCGGACCGGCCGGTGCGCTCGCGGCCCACTCGATCCCGGTGCTGCACGATGTCGCAGGCATCGGATCGCATCTCCTCGACCACCCGGCGGCGGCGGTCACGTTCGAACTCGCCCATCCGGTGCCCGCATGGTCGATCACGCCCTTCGAGGCTACGATGCTGATCCGCATCGATGCCGATGCCCCCGCCCCCGACGTTCTCTTCCACTTCGGTCTGCGCGTCAGGGAAAAATACGAGGAGGACCCCCGCCTCGGCCGATTGGTCAACGGCGTCAAATTGTCACCGAACGTCACGCGGGCGCGCAGCGAGGGCTACATTGGCCTCACCGGTCCGCGCATCGGCGATGCACCGCGGATTTCCCTCTGCTACCTTTCCGATCCCGAAGGCTACGACCGCCGCATCCTGCGCGCGGCGATGCGCTTTGCCCGCCGCATCATGGAGGCCCCCTCCTTCCGCGCCATAGCATCGAGGGAGGTCGCCCCGGGCCCGGGCGTCACCACCGACGCCGAGCTGGACGCCCACATCGATCGCGTCGTCGAAACCGTTTATCATCCATCGGGAACCTGCCGGATGGGCGATCCCCGGGACCCCCGATCGGTCGTTGCCCCGGATCTCGGCGTGTGTGGTCTCGCCAATGTCACGGTTGCGGACGCGAGTGTGTTCCCGACCATGGTGACGACGAACATCAACAGCGCCGTCATGATGATTGGCGAACGCGCCGCCGCACTTCTCGCCGCGCGGCACTTGCGCTGA